From the genome of Mixophyes fleayi isolate aMixFle1 chromosome 2, aMixFle1.hap1, whole genome shotgun sequence, one region includes:
- the GPR61 gene encoding G-protein coupled receptor 61 has protein sequence MDTSLSSLTWNLSFNASGSPITTNPQYGVLVIMLLMDLMAVAGNVAVMGVIMKTPSLRKFVLVFHLCVVDLLAALTLMPLAMLGSGGTSLYEGQGLGQMACRAYLFLSVCLTSTGILSISAINIERYYYVVHPMRYQVKMTMGLVSWVLAFVWIKAVLTSLIPILGWNPPVPGHCSLQGGGNSVFRAGFLLFYSSFYFLLPLTIIIVVYCSMFKVARVAALHQGPLPTWMDTSPQRRRSESLSSRSTMVTGSGATRGTPQQRVLAGGSGSGGKAAAVLAAVGGQFLLCWLPYFGFHLYAALRSPPPPPGSQVEWAVTWMGFLCFASNPIFYGCLNRQIREELGRWVGCFFKRAGAGEDELRLPSREGSIEENFLQFLQGTGCPPETRAAVHIPPKGEQPAVDFRIPGQIAEETSEFLEQPWDLTTVGRDYTNIGPSPKT, from the coding sequence ATGGATACTTCCCTTTCCTCTCTCACTTGGAACTTGTCCTTCAATGCTTCAGGGAGCCCTATTACAACAAATCCCCAATATGGAGTCCTCGTCATCATGCTTCTTATGGACCTAATGGCAGTGGCTGGGAATGTGGCTGTCATGGGGGTCATCATGAAGACTCCATCCCTCAGGAAGTTTGTTCTGGTCTTCCACTTGTGTGTGGTGGATCTCTTGGCTGCACTTACACTTATGCCCTTGGCAATGTTAGGGAGTGGAGGAACTTCCCTGTATGAGGGGCAGGGATTGGGGCAGATGGCCTGCCGTGCCTATCTTTTCCTGAGTGTTTGTCTGACCAGCACTGGAATTCTATCAATCTCTGCCATCAATATTGAGAGATATTACTATGTGGTGCATCCTATGAGATACCAAGTCAAGATGACCATGGGACTGGTCAGTTGGGTTCTAGCTTTTGTCTGGATTAAGGCCGTGCTCACATCCCTAATCCCCATTCTTGGATGGAACCCTCCTGTCCCTGGACATTGCAGCCTGCAGGGAGGTGGCAACAGTGTCTTCCGAGCAGGATTTCTTCTCTtttattcttctttttatttCTTACTGCCTCTTACCATCATCATTGTTGTCTACTGCAGCATGTTCAAAGTGGCACGAGTTGCTGCCCTCCATCAAGGACCTCTTCCCACTTGGATGGACACCTCACCTCAGCGCAGGCGCTCAGAGTCTCTCAGCAGCCGTTCCACCATGGTGACAGGATCAGGAGCCACACGTGGAACACCTCAGCAACGGGTGTTAGCTGGTGGTTCAGGAAGTGGTGGGAAAGCAGCAGCTGTATTGGCTGCAGTAGGGGGTCAGTTCCTTTTGTGTTGGCTACCTTATTTTGGCTTCCACTTATATGCTGCACTCCGttctcctcctccaccacctggATCACAAGTGGAGTGGGCCGTCACATGGATGGGGTTTCTTTGCTTTGCCTCTAACCCAATATTTTATGGCTGCCTGAACCGTCAAATCCGTGAAGAGCTGGGAAGGTGGGTTGGCTGTTTCTTCAAGCGGGCAGGTGCAGGGGAGGATGAGCTTCGATTGCCTAGCCGAGAAGGCTCTATTGAAGAAAATTTCCTGCAGTTTTTGCAGGGAACTGGCTGCCCCCCAGAAACTCGGGCAGCTGTCCACATTCCCCCTAAAGGGGAACAACCCGCTGTAGACTTTCGTATTCCAGGACAGATTGCAGAGGAAACTTCAGAATTTTTAGAACAACCATGGGATTTGACAACAGTGGGCAGAGACTATACTAATATTGGCCCATCTCCAAAAACATGA